TTCCGATTAGAATAATAATTACTGATCTGCAGGGCTTTCATATTGGAGGTACTGAGGTTTGTTTTTATTTTTAAATTTCTTAAGCCATCGCCAATGAATCCAAGAAAGCTTAAAAATCTGTTGGGGATGGCTATCATCACCGGATTTTGATTTGTAATCCGGTTTATTTTCTTAAAAAATTCTTGGTAGCTTAAATTTTCATTGGCTAGAAGGTATTTTTCACCATTCCTCCCTTTTTCAATAGCCGTTACTATTCCGTTGGCAGCATCTTCCGCGTGTACAAAGTTTTTGCCTCCTTTCGGATAAAATATTACTTTCTTTTTCCATGCCCAGAAAATAATTTTTCCGGAACTGGGTTTGCTGTCATACGCTCCGATCATAAAGGTTGGGTTAACAATGACAACCTCTGTATTTTTGCGGTTGTTTAAAAGATAATCTTCTGCTTCCAGCTTACTCTGAGCATAGAATGAATGGGTAAAAGGATATAGCTGCGGTGCATTTTCACTTCCCAGGAAAGCAGTATTTCCAAATCCTATAGTATTCGCTGTACTTACAAACAAAAACGTTTTTACTCTCATCAGTTCTGCATGCGTAAAGAGATTCACAACGATTTCATAGTTCACTTTCCTGTATTCATCATAATTGAAGAGATTTTGGCGTGTTTCTGCCGCAATATGAATGATACAGTCGACATCAGTGAAAAGTGCTGATATATCAGACGAAAGATCAGCTTCCACCAGTTTCAGATTTTCATTTTCTTCGCCCAGCCAGCTGCTTTTCTTGCGCACCAGAGCAGTAACAGAATAACCATTTTGTAATAATTTTAAGATAACATTAGTTCCCAGAAGACCTGTTGCTCCGGTTACACCAATTTTTTTCATGCTTCAATCTCTCTTTTTATAGCCTGGGTCATCAAGGGAAGTTTAATCCATATGGGTAATATTTTCATTACCAGCCAGCTGATTGGATTCACCATAATTACGGAATCTTTCTTAAACAATTGACGGATACAGTATGAGGCTACTTTATCAGGATTTAAAAGCGTTAATCTCCCCATAAAACCTTGCTTTTCTATTCTTTCACATACATCCTGATTCGTTTTCATCGCGCCTGGATTTACAACACTTACAAAAACGTTGGTATCTTTCAGTTCTTCATGAAGTCCTCTTGAAAATGAATGGATAAAGCTTTTGGATGCGGGATATACAGTCTTAAAACCAATAGGTGAAAATGCAGCCATACTTGAAACATTCAGAATATAGGCTTTGGGTTGTTTTAAAAGGTTTGGAAGCAGCTGATGGGTAATTAATGATGTTGCTGCTACATTCACCTGCAATATAGTGTTGATATAATCCGAAGAAGCCTCTGTGAACTTTTTAGTTCCGCCCAGCCCTGCATTATTAATCAGGATATGAATATCAAAAGAGCAATTAAGCCATTCCGTAAGTTTCATCACATTTTCATTGACAGAAAGATCCGTTTCATAATAATGGACTTTTATTTCATAGTATTCTTCCAGCTCTCTTGAAAATTCTTTGAGGTTCTGATCCGGAAGACTTATAAGAATAACATTGATCTTTTTTTTGGCCAGCTGTTCTGCGAATGATTTGCCTAATCCCTGGCTTGCTCCTGTGACTACAGCGTATGATTCTTTGGTATCCATACATTTAAATTTTATGGTACAAAGCTATCATGAAAGGCAGGCTTTAATGTTCAGAATTATCTGAGCGAACCCATTTTAAAATTTTAAAAATAAATTTTTAACTATTTAAAAATCAGAAAATTAAATACAAAATAAAGTAAAACTTTATAAACCGGAACTTATTTTTTGAATTCAGAAGGGGTTTGTCCGGTTACTTTTTTAAAGGTTGTATTGAAAGAGGTTTTGGAATTGAATCCGGATTCGTAAGCAATTCCTAAAATGGATAATTTGCCGTCCGGTTCTTTCAGAAGCTTTTTAGCATAGTCTACTCTATATTCATTTACATATTGGAAGAAATTTTTTCCAAAACCTGTATTGATCACATACGACAGATGATGGGTAGAAACAGATAACATTTCAGCCAGCCTGATCAGATTAAGTTCGCTGTCAAGGTAAGGTTTTTGTGTTTCCATAATACCTTCCAATGAGGTTTTAATCTTTATTAATTCTTCATCGGAAATAAGTTTTCTTCTGGTCTCTTCCGGATCAGAATCTTCATCAATAGAGATCAGCTCCTGTCTCTGTTTTTCTTCCAAAGGATAAATTTCCTTCTGCTTCAGAGAATAGTAGCCCACACAGTAAATAACGGATAAAAAGACTGCATTGATAAAGAAATTCAATGATTTGGGGTCGTAGAAAAGATTGTAAATTACATAGATAATATTCACAATGAGAAGCACCAGAATAATATATTCCAGCCAGTTCAGGTTGATTCCTTCTGTATTGGATGAAAACTGCTGAATCTTCTTCTGATGTTTTCGGATGGTAATATAAGAAAGTGCCGTATAAAACAAAGCCTGAATCAGGATCAAAATAACACTCAGATATTCAAATGGCTTTTCATAACCCGATTTTACGAGGATAAGACACAGCACAAAAGCTGCAGGAAGTAACAAAAATCTAAAATCTCTGGTTGTAAAGCTAAAAGACGGATTGGTGTAAAACAGCACACTGAGGTAAAAAACGATAGGGGTAAAAAACTGAATACATCTCACGAAAAACAGAGAATGAAACTCTATAGTTGCGCCCGTAATAAGAAACAGAACTTCATCCAGCCAAAAGGTAGACCACAGAAACAGAAATATTCCGAACCAGAAATTAGCTTTTCGGTTTACTTTTAAAGGATTGGCCAGCTTCAGCAGAGAAAGCAAAACCAATGAACCATAGATAAGTATCACGATGAAACTGTTTAACTCTGATGTGTTCATTGGTTTTGATATTTTAATTAAAAATAGTCTTTTATCCTATTCGTTTCCTTACAAAAATTTCATATCCTAAATAAATTAACGGAAGTGACATGATTCCTAAGAAAAGAATATTACTCATGGCCAGCTGTGGATGCATGACAATAGAGTAAACCAATCCAAAAAAAGCACCTCCCAGGTGAGCAGCATGGCCCAGGTTATCCCACTGCTTAGGGTTCAGCATCATATACACTGAATATCCGAAATATAATGTTCCAAATAACCATCCAGGCAGGAAATTAACGCTGATCTCATTGGGTGCCATAGCAATGGAAGCAAAAATGATTCCCGAAACCGCACCTGATGCTCCTATCGCAGAATACCAAGGCTGATTTTTATAAATCTGTAAACTGAATAAATTCCCAAGAATCATTGATCCGAAATAAAGAATTAAAAATCCTATTTCCCCAAAGAAGCTAATGACTACTCCCTGGAAAAAATACAGGGAAAGCATATTAAAAAATAAGTGCATAAAGTCTGCATGTAAAAACGCAGAACTGATAAGCCTTACATATTCTTTACGGTTTGCAATAGCTCCAACATTGAATTTATATTTTTCAAATAATGCTGTATTATTGAACCCCATGTAACTAAAAATACATGTGGCTCCAATGATAATGATAACAACTATATCCATTGTATTCTTTTTATGTTATACCTGAACAGATGTGCTCAGTTTATTCATTTTCATTATTTCCATCACCCTGGAACAAATCACCGATAACTCCTCCGTCTTCATCCCCATCTCCTGTAGGTTCCGGATCTTCATATACTTCAGGCTCTTCTTCTACAGGTTCAGGAATAGTAATATTGATCGCTTTTACTTTGAACTTGGTAAACTGGTTACCAATGGCTTTTATTCCTTTTACCGTTATGAATTCATCGATATTAATCGTTTCCGGATCACGTTCTTTTCCTTTAT
This region of Chryseobacterium culicis genomic DNA includes:
- a CDS encoding SDR family NAD(P)-dependent oxidoreductase, producing the protein MDTKESYAVVTGASQGLGKSFAEQLAKKKINVILISLPDQNLKEFSRELEEYYEIKVHYYETDLSVNENVMKLTEWLNCSFDIHILINNAGLGGTKKFTEASSDYINTILQVNVAATSLITHQLLPNLLKQPKAYILNVSSMAAFSPIGFKTVYPASKSFIHSFSRGLHEELKDTNVFVSVVNPGAMKTNQDVCERIEKQGFMGRLTLLNPDKVASYCIRQLFKKDSVIMVNPISWLVMKILPIWIKLPLMTQAIKREIEA
- a CDS encoding NAD-dependent epimerase/dehydratase family protein, whose amino-acid sequence is MKKIGVTGATGLLGTNVILKLLQNGYSVTALVRKKSSWLGEENENLKLVEADLSSDISALFTDVDCIIHIAAETRQNLFNYDEYRKVNYEIVVNLFTHAELMRVKTFLFVSTANTIGFGNTAFLGSENAPQLYPFTHSFYAQSKLEAEDYLLNNRKNTEVVIVNPTFMIGAYDSKPSSGKIIFWAWKKKVIFYPKGGKNFVHAEDAANGIVTAIEKGRNGEKYLLANENLSYQEFFKKINRITNQNPVMIAIPNRFLSFLGFIGDGLRNLKIKTNLSTSNMKALQISNYYSNRKSVQDLNLQYQSTDKAIEDTVRYFIENPVNNKKTSFQ
- a CDS encoding rhomboid family intramembrane serine protease; the protein is MDIVVIIIIGATCIFSYMGFNNTALFEKYKFNVGAIANRKEYVRLISSAFLHADFMHLFFNMLSLYFFQGVVISFFGEIGFLILYFGSMILGNLFSLQIYKNQPWYSAIGASGAVSGIIFASIAMAPNEISVNFLPGWLFGTLYFGYSVYMMLNPKQWDNLGHAAHLGGAFFGLVYSIVMHPQLAMSNILFLGIMSLPLIYLGYEIFVRKRIG
- a CDS encoding helix-turn-helix domain-containing protein: MNTSELNSFIVILIYGSLVLLSLLKLANPLKVNRKANFWFGIFLFLWSTFWLDEVLFLITGATIEFHSLFFVRCIQFFTPIVFYLSVLFYTNPSFSFTTRDFRFLLLPAAFVLCLILVKSGYEKPFEYLSVILILIQALFYTALSYITIRKHQKKIQQFSSNTEGINLNWLEYIILVLLIVNIIYVIYNLFYDPKSLNFFINAVFLSVIYCVGYYSLKQKEIYPLEEKQRQELISIDEDSDPEETRRKLISDEELIKIKTSLEGIMETQKPYLDSELNLIRLAEMLSVSTHHLSYVINTGFGKNFFQYVNEYRVDYAKKLLKEPDGKLSILGIAYESGFNSKTSFNTTFKKVTGQTPSEFKK